From a single Streptomyces liliifuscus genomic region:
- a CDS encoding lysophospholipid acyltransferase family protein, with protein MSRFALIKAVLGPIMRLMFRPRVEGAERIPGTGPVILAGNHLTFIDSMIMPLFCDRQVFFIGKDEYVTGKGVKGRLMAWFFTGCGMIPVDRDGGRGGVAALMTGRRVLEEGKVFSIYPEGTRSPDGRLYRGRTGIARLAMMTGAPVVPFAIIGTDKIQPGGAGFPRPGRVTVRFGEAMEFSRYEGMDRDRYVLRAVTDSVMAEVMRLSGQEYVDMYATKAKEAA; from the coding sequence TTGTCCCGCTTCGCGCTCATCAAGGCAGTGCTCGGACCGATCATGCGCCTGATGTTCCGCCCACGGGTGGAGGGTGCGGAGCGCATCCCGGGCACGGGCCCGGTCATCCTGGCCGGCAACCACCTCACGTTCATCGACTCGATGATCATGCCGCTCTTCTGCGACCGGCAGGTCTTCTTCATCGGCAAGGACGAGTACGTCACCGGGAAGGGCGTCAAGGGCCGTCTGATGGCCTGGTTCTTCACGGGCTGCGGCATGATCCCGGTCGACCGCGACGGCGGCCGCGGCGGTGTCGCGGCGCTGATGACCGGCCGACGCGTGCTGGAGGAGGGCAAGGTCTTCAGCATCTATCCCGAGGGCACCCGCTCCCCCGACGGCCGGCTCTACCGGGGCCGCACCGGCATCGCCCGGCTGGCGATGATGACCGGCGCGCCCGTCGTGCCGTTCGCCATCATCGGCACGGACAAGATCCAGCCCGGCGGTGCGGGGTTTCCGCGGCCCGGCCGCGTGACTGTTCGGTTCGGTGAGGCGATGGAGTTCTCTCGGTACGAGGGCATGGACCGGGACCGGTATGTGCTGCGGGCCGTGACCGACTCGGTGATGGCTGAGGTCATGCGGTTGTCGGGGCAGGAGTATGTGGACATGTACGCCACGAAGGCCAAGGAAGCGGCTTAG